Genomic segment of Leptospiraceae bacterium:
TATAGCCATTTACATGGCAAAATCTCCCAATATACAAAGAGACTTTAAAGTCATTGCCTGTGATTTTAGCGAAGAAATGTTGAAGTTATTAAACCAGAAAATTCAAAAACAAAATCTAAACGGAAAAATCGCTATTCTTAATAGTAATGTTTTAAATCTACCTAAAGAATTCGAAAACTCTTTTGATGTAGCCACAGTGGGATATGGCGTTCGTAATGTCAAAGACAGAGTCCAGTTTTTTCGAGAAGTTTATAGAATTTTGAAAGACAATGGTAGGTTCGGTATTTTAGAAGTGGGAGACATTCAACCTAAATTTTTACGTCCTATTGCTTATTTTTACATGAAATACCTCATCCCATTGATTGGATACTTTTTACAAAAAGAGAAAGTAAACATGTACGCATATTTGCCAGCTTCGGCTTTGGAATTTCCACCACCTGATGTAATCAAAAGGGAACTTGAGTCCGTTGGCTTTCAAAATGTCACTTACAAAAGAGTTTTTTTTGGAGCTTCAGTGATATATACTGCTTACAAATAAATTAGAAATAAAGATGAGTAAAACTTTTTTGGTTTCACTTAAGCGAACCAAATGGGAAAGAGATTTATTAAAGTACGGTTCCGTCAAGGAATTAAAAAGAATTTATCGATTGCAAAATCAAATTTTTCAAAGAGTTTATTCATCCCATGTAAGACAAAAAAAATCACAAGAAAAACTCATGAAAACATTTAATCACGATGCTACTTTCATTTATCGTGAAGAACTCTCTATACCCTTTGTTAAAAATTTTTCTTTTCTTATAAGTTTTGGTGGAGATAATCATTTTATTTATACAGCTCGATTTGCTTCTCAACCCATCATTGGTATTAACTCAG
This window contains:
- a CDS encoding ubiquinone/menaquinone biosynthesis methyltransferase, with the translated sequence MIKLKNLRDVLPKQDVKEKFVKENFNDIARYYDLFNDLFTFRLHRNWKKKLIKSLSLENVERAIDLCCGSGDIAIYMAKSPNIQRDFKVIACDFSEEMLKLLNQKIQKQNLNGKIAILNSNVLNLPKEFENSFDVATVGYGVRNVKDRVQFFREVYRILKDNGRFGILEVGDIQPKFLRPIAYFYMKYLIPLIGYFLQKEKVNMYAYLPASALEFPPPDVIKRELESVGFQNVTYKRVFFGASVIYTAYK